A region of the Chitinispirillum alkaliphilum genome:
GTAGGAGTCCGGAGCTTTGAAAGGCTTCAGGAAACGAATCATAAAAAGAAAAGTGGAAATAAATGTTAGAACAGATTCGGTCATGTCTAAAGCAGGCGATTGAAGAGAAGGCTTTTCCGGGTGCAGTGGTGGGTATAAGTGTAAACGGGGAGCGCAGCTTTGTTTCAGAAGGGAGATTTACCTATGAACCAGACTCGAAAAAGATGTGGCGGGATGCGATCTTTGACTGTGCTTCAATAACCAAATCGATCCCCACAAGCGCGCTTGCATTACATCTCATTGACCATGGGATGCTTTCACTTTCAGACAGGTTAATCAGCTATGTTCCAGAATATAAAGGCTGTTTCAGAGAAAATATACAGATTAAACACCTGCTCACCCATACGCTTGAGTTTAATTTCAGACTGTCAGATTACAAAGAACTCTCCCCTTCAGAGATAATAGAGACCATTTTTTCGGTTAAACTGAAATCAGCACCGGGGGAAAATTTTTTCTACGCAAACGCCACAAGCATTCTTCTTGGTTTGGTGATAGAGAGGATTTGTGCTAAAAAGTTGCCCGAAATTGCTAAGGAAGTTTTCTTTAATCCGCTTGGGATGAATGAGACTACATTTTACCCCGATTCTCAAAACGAGAATATCGTGCCCACCGAAAGGGATCCCTGGAGAGGAAGAGAAATAAGGGGGGAGGTACATGATGAAAGTGCATGGGCTCTGCGTCCGGTTGTGATTGCGGGCTCTGCAGGTCTTTTTTCCAAAGCCGCTGACCTTTTAGCCTTTTCAGAGATGCTTTTGGCGGGTGGAACAGATGGCAACAGACGTTTCTTTTCAGAGAAGATGGTACGGTTAATGCAGACAAATCAGTTGAGCGGAACTAAAGGAAAGAAGACCGGTTTGGGTTGGGAGCTTGATCAGGAATACATGGGCAGAAAAAGAGGCTCGCAAACATTTGGCAAAACAGGTTTCACCGGAACTGTAATTGTGTGCGATCTACCGCGACAGGTATCTTTTGTCCTACTTTCAAATTTCACCTGGCCCTCACGAAAAAAGGACAGATCTCAAATCAACCGCATCAGGTCACAAGTTTCAGACCTCGTGTTCGATCTAGCCGAAAAACGACACACTGAAAGCCAAATCTGAAGAATTGTGGGCAGATTGTAAAAAAAAAAACTATATTATCAACTTTGCGCAGACTGGTTTCAATATAGTATCGATCATTTGTACCGAAAATTCTGATATAAATACAATGTCCTATAAGGAGCTTTTAAGAGTGAGTGACACAAATTTTTCCAAAACAATTGTATGTATTGGAGCCGGGTATGTCGGCGGTCCTACAATGGCTATGATAGCGGCTAAATGCCCTCAGTACAAAGTAGTTGTGGTCGATATCAATGCAGCAAGAATCGATGCCTGGAATTCAGAAAAACTGCCCATATATGAGCCGGGCTTGTATGATATTGTTAAAAAAGCACGCGGAAAAAACCTCTTCTTCTCAACCGATGTGGAAGGAGCCATAGAGGAGGGAGAGATCATTTTTGTCTCTGTTAATACCCCTACAAAAACGTTCGGAGAGGGGGCTGGTAAAGCTGCAGACCTCCAGTACTGGGAAAAAACGGCCCGCAATATAGTTAAGGTTTCCAAGACCGATAAAATAATTGTGGAAAAAAGCACTCTTCCGGTTCGTACCGCGCAGGCTATGGAACGAATTCTTAATGCAAACGAAAATGGCGTCCATTTCGAGGTGGTATCAAACCCTGAGTTTCTGGCTGAAGGCACCGCCATTGCAGACCTTCAAAATCCTGACAGAGTACTCGTAGGGTCTCAGTTAACCGAGAAGGGATTGAAAGCTCGTGATGCAATCGTAGATATCTATGCTAACTGGGTACCCCGGGAGAAAATCCTCACCAGTAATATCTGGAGTTCCGAACTTTCAAAACTTGTGGCCAATGCTTTTCTGGCACAGAGAATCTCATCCATTAACAGTATCTCTGCCCTGTGTGAAAAAACCGAAGCTGATGTCACAGAGGTGTCAAAAGCCATTGGGATGGATAGTCGTATCGGATCCCGCTTTTTAAACTCAAGTGTCGGTTTCGGTGGGTCCTGTTTCCAGAAAGATATCCTCAATCTTGTGTATATCGCAGACAGTTATGGTTTAAATGATGTTGCAAGGTACTGGGAAAGTGTCGTAAAAATGAATGAGTACCAGAAGCGCCGTTTTGTTAAAAATATGACCAGAGTCATGTTTAATACAGTTGCAGGGAAAAGGATTGCCCTTTTTGGCTTTGCCTTTAAGGCTGACACAGGAGATACCCGTGAATCACCCGCCATAGATGTAGCAAAACAGCTTATAGAGGAGTGTGCCAGTGTGGTGATCACAGATCCCCAGGCTCTGGAGAATGCCAAACTCGATCTCGGGCAATACGATTGTATAGAGTATGCCGATGATCCTTACAAAGCGGCCAGGGGTGCACATGCGATTGCCATAATGACAGAATGGGATGAGTATCGCAATTTAGACTATAAGAAAATCATCTCTGGGATGGAGCGCCCTGCATTTCTGTTTGATGGAAGAAATATTATCGATCACAAGAAACTTTTCGAGCTTGGTTTCAATGTTTTCCCCTTAGGGCAACCTTCTCTCAAGCACTATTAAATAAAAGGTGCGTGTTCCCGCTGAGGAATACGCACCCATTGGGTTCTAATTCCATTGTATTGTCGCCGGGTATTTTACTACCACCGCTGCATTAAAACTGATTTAGGGCCGAATTGAAGATCTTCTCTGCAATATAGTGCATTTCTGAATCACCGCTGTATTTTATTCTGGGCCAGAAAAATCCCCTCAGTCCATCACCTTTGGTTCGTGGGATGATATGTACATGAAGATGGGGTACACTTTGACTCACTTTATTGTTGATAGCGATGAACGTGCCCTGGGATTCCATGGCGTTTTCAACTGCTTTTGACAAAATCTGAAGCGTCGTGTAGAAATCCTTTTCCCATGGGGTGTTGGTTTCGTTGAGGTTTGAGATGTGCTGCCTGGGGATGAGTATGGTATGTCCCTTGAAAAGGGGCCTTTTATCGAGGAATGCCAATGATTCGTGGTTTTGGTATACGATATGGGAGTTGGTTTTTTTGTCAGCTATTGCGCAGAAGATGCAACCTGTCGAGGGGTTCATAATTTATTTACATTTTTTGTTGAGTAAGTCCATTATAAATATCGGGTGCAACTTATGTGCCTAAACAGGGATTTTACTGCTGTTTGGAAGCCATTTTTCTACAATGCTGGTAAGCCCCTTTGAATTGAATGGTTTTGATAAGTAATCATTCATCCCTGCTTTGGAATAGGCTTTACGATCTTCAGAGATAACATTTGCTGTCATGGCGATAATCGGAACATCCTGATTGACAATTTTCTCCTGATGTTTTCTGATCTTTATGGTAGCTTGAACTCCATCCAGCTTGGGCATCTGTATGTCCATTAGCACCAAATCAAAATGCTCTTTTTTCAACAAATCTATTGCTTCCAGTCCATCACTTACCAAAACAACCTCGTAGCCTTTTCTTTTAAGGATTTCTGCAGCCACTTTTTGATTTATCTTGTAATCCTCAGCGATTAGAATTTTCCACCCTGAACCGCAGGATGAATTTTTTTTATCTCCGGGCTTTGTGCCGCAAACTTTATCTTCCCTTTGACCCGACTTCTCCTTTTGTGATGATGTGGTGAAGGGAAGGAGAAAATGAAATTCCGATCCTTGCAGAGGTATGCTTTTAACCCAAATATCCCCTCCCATCAGATCAATTAATTTTTTGCATATAGCAAGCCCGAGGCCGGTACCACCATATTTGCGGGTAGTTGAAAGGTCAACTTGAGAGAATTCCTTAAAGAGCAGATCGAGCTTATCTTCCGGTATACCTATACCTGTATCGCAGATGGAGAAGTGAAGTACAAGCTTCTCCTTAGTATGCTCTTTGGGTGTTATGTTTAGAGTTATGCTTCCCTTTGGGGTGAATTTGACCGCATTGCTGATCAGGTTTAGGAGGATCTGTCGTAATTTAATCGGATCCCCTATTACAATTTCCGGAACAGAGGGATGGATAGTATAATTGAGAGAGAGATTTTTTGACCTGGTACGATGATCCATAAGTTTAAAGATATCGGGAATTATATCTTTAAATCTGAATTCCAGAAACTCCAAATTTACTTTACCCGCTTCTATTTTGGAAAAGTCAAGAAGATCATTAATTATAGCCAGAAGATGTTCGCTGCTTGCAACGATTGTTTCGAGAAAACTTGTTTGCTGAGAGTCAAGCTTTGTGTCGAGCAACAGGTTTGCCATACCCATAACCCCGTGCAGCGGGGTGCGGATCTCATGACTCATGTTGGCAAGGAAAAGACTCTTTGTGCGGTTGGCTACTTCTGCAGATTCCTTAGCACTCATTAACCTGTTTTCAAAAATCTCCCGTTCTGTGATGTCTGTGGAAATTGAGCCGATAAGTTGTTGATTGGAATTGATCGGTATTGGAAACAGAGTTGTTTCATAAACCTTTTTCTCTCCGTCCAATGGTGGTATCAGATCTTTTTTGGTGAAAGGTTTTCTCTTTTGGGTCAGAAGCTTAGTGTTAAAAAGGAAATTATCTGCTATACCTGGTGGGAACAGGTCTTTGAAATTTTTACCCATAATTTCCTGCTTGGATTTGCCGATAATCTCTGCGCTTGCATCTGAAACGAGCACAAATTTGCCTTCTTGGTCAAATATCGAGACAGGGCTGGGAGTATGTGAAAGGAGTGAGTTGATCAGTTGGTTTTTCTCCAATAACTGTGACTGAATTTTTCGGGATGCAGATATTTGCTCTATGAGTTTTTGGAGGTCCTTGATATGGCGATACTCATTGGCTATGGAGAGGATATTTATAATAAGGTAAACTCCAAAAAATCTTTTCAGGAAAAAATGATCATGGGCGTATAAATATCCCTGGTAATTAGGTGATACATATATAAAAAAAAGACACAACCCGAGATATGTAGCTGATATCAGGCATCCGCCACGTAAGCCTAAGAGGTAAAACGATGCGATTGGAACAAAATAACTCCAGTATGTGCCGGTTCCGGATACTCCTCCTGTAGCAAACAGGTAGAGAAAATAGGTGGATCCTGTTACAATCGTGGCCCATCTGAGAAAAGGGCGGTTTGGCTTAAGCAGAACCGAAATTGTCAGCCCCAGCATTGCAGCTCCAAGGGCAAAATCCACCAGCGCTACAAGAAGATTGGAGCTTAGGTTTTCCAACCCAAATACTAACCCGTAAATGGTACCCAGAATCAAAATTGTTACATGTACAACATGTCTGCTTTGGTTATGGGTGTTCAGGTAATCATTTGATATAGTATTAGTGCTGGTTTTGTTTTTCATAGTTTAAAGATACTACATATCGAAAAGAGTGTTAACTATTTTCACCTCTATCTTCTGCG
Encoded here:
- a CDS encoding Beta-lactamase — its product is MLEQIRSCLKQAIEEKAFPGAVVGISVNGERSFVSEGRFTYEPDSKKMWRDAIFDCASITKSIPTSALALHLIDHGMLSLSDRLISYVPEYKGCFRENIQIKHLLTHTLEFNFRLSDYKELSPSEIIETIFSVKLKSAPGENFFYANATSILLGLVIERICAKKLPEIAKEVFFNPLGMNETTFYPDSQNENIVPTERDPWRGREIRGEVHDESAWALRPVVIAGSAGLFSKAADLLAFSEMLLAGGTDGNRRFFSEKMVRLMQTNQLSGTKGKKTGLGWELDQEYMGRKRGSQTFGKTGFTGTVIVCDLPRQVSFVLLSNFTWPSRKKDRSQINRIRSQVSDLVFDLAEKRHTESQI
- a CDS encoding UDP-glucose dehydrogenase; the protein is MSDTNFSKTIVCIGAGYVGGPTMAMIAAKCPQYKVVVVDINAARIDAWNSEKLPIYEPGLYDIVKKARGKNLFFSTDVEGAIEEGEIIFVSVNTPTKTFGEGAGKAADLQYWEKTARNIVKVSKTDKIIVEKSTLPVRTAQAMERILNANENGVHFEVVSNPEFLAEGTAIADLQNPDRVLVGSQLTEKGLKARDAIVDIYANWVPREKILTSNIWSSELSKLVANAFLAQRISSINSISALCEKTEADVTEVSKAIGMDSRIGSRFLNSSVGFGGSCFQKDILNLVYIADSYGLNDVARYWESVVKMNEYQKRRFVKNMTRVMFNTVAGKRIALFGFAFKADTGDTRESPAIDVAKQLIEECASVVITDPQALENAKLDLGQYDCIEYADDPYKAARGAHAIAIMTEWDEYRNLDYKKIISGMERPAFLFDGRNIIDHKKLFELGFNVFPLGQPSLKHY
- a CDS encoding histidine triad (HIT) protein, with product MNPSTGCIFCAIADKKTNSHIVYQNHESLAFLDKRPLFKGHTILIPRQHISNLNETNTPWEKDFYTTLQILSKAVENAMESQGTFIAINNKVSQSVPHLHVHIIPRTKGDGLRGFFWPRIKYSGDSEMHYIAEKIFNSALNQF
- a CDS encoding two-component hybrid sensor and regulator, translating into MENLSSNLLVALVDFALGAAMLGLTISVLLKPNRPFLRWATIVTGSTYFLYLFATGGVSGTGTYWSYFVPIASFYLLGLRGGCLISATYLGLCLFFIYVSPNYQGYLYAHDHFFLKRFFGVYLIINILSIANEYRHIKDLQKLIEQISASRKIQSQLLEKNQLINSLLSHTPSPVSIFDQEGKFVLVSDASAEIIGKSKQEIMGKNFKDLFPPGIADNFLFNTKLLTQKRKPFTKKDLIPPLDGEKKVYETTLFPIPINSNQQLIGSISTDITEREIFENRLMSAKESAEVANRTKSLFLANMSHEIRTPLHGVMGMANLLLDTKLDSQQTSFLETIVASSEHLLAIINDLLDFSKIEAGKVNLEFLEFRFKDIIPDIFKLMDHRTRSKNLSLNYTIHPSVPEIVIGDPIKLRQILLNLISNAVKFTPKGSITLNITPKEHTKEKLVLHFSICDTGIGIPEDKLDLLFKEFSQVDLSTTRKYGGTGLGLAICKKLIDLMGGDIWVKSIPLQGSEFHFLLPFTTSSQKEKSGQREDKVCGTKPGDKKNSSCGSGWKILIAEDYKINQKVAAEILKRKGYEVVLVSDGLEAIDLLKKEHFDLVLMDIQMPKLDGVQATIKIRKHQEKIVNQDVPIIAMTANVISEDRKAYSKAGMNDYLSKPFNSKGLTSIVEKWLPNSSKIPV